From Gammaproteobacteria bacterium, the proteins below share one genomic window:
- a CDS encoding AsnC family transcriptional regulator, with protein sequence MNELSRQFINRYQGGFPIEEQPFASVASELDTDSATLIDTIRELLDDGVLSRFGPLYDASSMGGSLTLAALSVPGDRYDEVTELVNTMTEVAHNYQREHELNMWFVIATETPELLQQTIGRIEQAANLPVYNFPKLQTFYLGLWLLLDDSGGVSTQPLPGPLKQGGMIIDELDRKIVQATQEGLPLQTAPYTEVAGSCGCDTNTVMQRMRRMLERGVIRRIGAIPNHYRLGLSANGMSVWNVNDEKLPELGARVGRLDFVSHCYERPRHLPLWPYNLFAMVHGHDRDEVSSKVEQIIELLGAECKQHDVLFSTRILKKTGLRLVA encoded by the coding sequence ATGAATGAACTGAGCCGCCAGTTTATCAATCGCTACCAGGGCGGTTTCCCGATCGAGGAGCAACCCTTTGCCAGCGTTGCCTCAGAGCTCGACACCGATAGCGCCACGCTTATTGATACGATCCGCGAGTTACTGGATGACGGTGTATTGAGTCGTTTTGGTCCGCTGTATGACGCTTCCAGTATGGGTGGTAGCCTAACCCTGGCCGCATTGTCCGTACCGGGGGACAGGTACGACGAGGTCACGGAACTGGTAAATACCATGACCGAGGTTGCGCATAACTATCAACGCGAACACGAACTCAATATGTGGTTCGTCATCGCCACCGAAACGCCCGAACTACTGCAGCAAACCATAGGCCGAATCGAGCAGGCAGCCAACCTGCCGGTGTACAACTTCCCCAAGCTGCAAACCTTTTACCTCGGGCTGTGGTTACTGCTCGATGACTCGGGTGGGGTTAGCACGCAACCCCTTCCAGGCCCACTGAAGCAAGGGGGCATGATAATCGATGAGCTGGATCGCAAAATCGTGCAGGCAACCCAGGAAGGCCTGCCGTTACAGACGGCGCCTTATACCGAAGTTGCCGGGTCCTGCGGTTGCGACACGAATACAGTGATGCAGCGCATGCGCCGCATGCTCGAACGCGGCGTCATTCGCCGTATCGGTGCAATACCGAATCATTATCGTTTAGGCTTGAGCGCTAACGGCATGTCAGTCTGGAACGTCAATGACGAAAAACTGCCTGAGCTCGGTGCTCGCGTCGGCAGACTGGATTTTGTCAGCCACTGTTATGAAAGACCACGTCACTTGCCACTATGGCCCTACAACCTTTTTGCGATGGTGCACGGCCATGACCGTGATGAGGTGAGTTCCAAAGTTGAACAAATCATCGAGCTGCTGGGGGCTGAGTGCAAGCAGCATGACGTACTCTTCAGCACCCGCATCCTTAAAAAAACCGGATTGAGGTTAGTCGCCTGA
- the nirJ gene encoding heme d1 biosynthesis radical SAM protein NirJ: MFRISRYLHALSCGQSVSPTPKPVMMGSGPVVIWNLIRRCNLACKHCYATSADIDFEGELSTEEVFAVMQDLKSFGVSVLILSGGEPLLRPDIFEVSARAKEMGFYVGLSSNGTLIHEKNISDIERIGYDYVGVSLDGMRETHDCFRRKQGAFDESVRGIRLCHDAGIKVGLRFTLTQDNASELPELLQLMHAEDIDKFYLSHLNYAGRGNRNRASDLHYQMTRSAMDLLFETCWKDVKNGLQREFVTGNNDADGVYLLQWAAQHIPEHVEALRKQLLRWGGNSSGVNIANIDNLGTVHPDTMWWDYSIGNVRERPFSEIWQDTSDPLMAGLKAAQRPLEGRCAKCQHLAICGGNSRTRAWQLTGNPWAEDPGCYLSDAEIGVVDMPQRVEVTPYRRSREAKKELHS; the protein is encoded by the coding sequence ATGTTTCGTATAAGCCGATATCTGCACGCCCTCTCATGTGGACAGAGTGTTTCTCCCACCCCTAAACCCGTGATGATGGGCAGCGGGCCGGTCGTGATATGGAACCTTATTCGGCGCTGCAACCTGGCCTGCAAACATTGCTATGCAACCTCAGCGGACATCGATTTTGAGGGTGAACTCAGTACTGAAGAAGTTTTTGCGGTAATGCAGGACCTGAAGTCATTCGGAGTATCGGTGCTAATCCTGTCGGGCGGCGAACCATTACTGCGCCCGGATATTTTCGAGGTTTCCGCGCGCGCCAAGGAGATGGGATTCTACGTCGGGCTCTCGAGTAATGGCACCCTGATCCATGAGAAGAATATTTCCGATATCGAGCGCATTGGCTATGACTATGTCGGGGTCAGTCTCGATGGCATGCGTGAAACCCACGACTGTTTTCGTCGCAAGCAGGGTGCGTTTGATGAATCAGTAAGGGGGATCCGGTTATGCCATGATGCGGGGATCAAGGTTGGGCTGCGCTTCACATTGACCCAGGACAATGCCAGCGAACTTCCGGAACTGCTGCAATTAATGCACGCTGAAGATATCGACAAGTTTTACCTGTCACACCTCAACTATGCAGGACGTGGCAATCGCAACCGTGCCAGCGACCTCCACTACCAAATGACGCGCAGCGCGATGGACCTTTTGTTCGAAACCTGCTGGAAGGATGTTAAAAACGGGTTGCAGCGCGAATTCGTCACTGGCAACAACGACGCTGACGGCGTATACCTGCTGCAATGGGCGGCCCAGCACATTCCCGAGCACGTCGAAGCATTACGCAAGCAGTTGCTGCGCTGGGGTGGTAATTCATCCGGCGTCAATATTGCCAATATCGACAATCTCGGCACCGTGCATCCGGATACCATGTGGTGGGATTACAGCATCGGAAATGTCAGGGAGCGACCTTTTTCAGAAATCTGGCAGGACACCTCGGATCCCCTGATGGCAGGTTTGAAAGCGGCGCAGCGACCACTCGAAGGACGATGCGCAAAATGTCAGCACCTCGCTATCTGTGGCGGTAATTCGCGCACGCGCGCGTGGCAACTCACCGGTAATCCGTGGGCGGAGGATCCGGGATGTTACCTGAGCGACGCTGAGATCGGCGTCGTCGACATGCCGCAAAGAGTCGAAGTGACGCCCTACCGACGCAGCCGGGAGGCCAAAAAAGAGCTGCATTCCTGA
- a CDS encoding Crp/Fnr family transcriptional regulator, with amino-acid sequence MDSKGILEALCTSHLFSELTEAQLDRVRRHSHLTDMLEGESLFFQGDNATNFYLVLSGRIKLFRVSPEGKEKVVEIMETGATFAEALMFMDEPHYPVTATALSPSRVIGINCKDFSLMLRESIDTCFLLLGKMSFRLRGLISEIDALSLDTGTVRTVAYLLHQATPDSDSFELKIAKSVIASRLSVKPETFSRILKNLHDQEIVSIDGRNVTIHDRDAMISICSG; translated from the coding sequence TTGGATTCCAAAGGTATACTCGAAGCGCTCTGCACGTCGCACCTGTTTTCAGAGTTGACGGAAGCACAACTGGATCGTGTGCGTCGCCATTCCCATCTTACCGACATGCTCGAAGGCGAATCCCTGTTTTTCCAGGGCGACAACGCCACTAATTTTTACCTGGTACTCTCGGGCCGAATCAAGTTGTTCCGGGTATCCCCCGAAGGCAAGGAAAAGGTTGTTGAAATCATGGAAACCGGGGCAACCTTTGCCGAGGCCCTGATGTTCATGGATGAACCGCATTACCCGGTCACCGCAACCGCACTTTCGCCCAGCCGGGTGATTGGTATTAACTGCAAGGATTTCAGTTTGATGTTGCGTGAATCAATCGATACCTGTTTCCTGCTGCTGGGTAAGATGAGTTTCCGCCTGCGTGGATTGATTAGTGAAATTGACGCGCTGAGCCTGGATACCGGGACCGTGCGCACCGTTGCCTATCTTTTACACCAGGCTACGCCCGATAGCGATAGTTTCGAACTCAAAATAGCCAAGAGTGTTATCGCGTCTCGTTTGTCGGTTAAACCAGAAACCTTTTCGCGTATCCTGAAGAACCTGCACGACCAGGAAATTGTTTCCATCGACGGTCGTAACGTTACGATTCACGATCGCGACGCGATGATCAGTATCTGCTCGGGATAG
- a CDS encoding glycerophosphodiester phosphodiesterase family protein, which translates to MQGLRYRLELAAQHAVDLWMALIPRQRPGRQALQNCRIISHRGEHDNRLVKENTMAAFARVADADGWGIEFDVRWTRDLEPVVIHDVNTSRVFNIELDVAKVSFSELREQVPEVPALAEVVDRFGGSHHLMVELKQDELGLTEARAERLQEIFTGLTPGVDYHFLGMHFDLFELAGFAGNKAFLPVAELNTGAFSRDALARDFSGVCGHYLLLNRDMIRRHHAQGQKVGVGFVASRFCFYRELNRDVDWIFTNHAVQLIGIRQRLLRQM; encoded by the coding sequence GTGCAAGGGCTACGCTATCGACTGGAGCTGGCCGCGCAACATGCAGTTGATCTCTGGATGGCGCTTATACCGCGCCAAAGACCTGGCCGGCAGGCGCTGCAAAATTGCAGGATTATTTCGCATCGCGGAGAACACGATAATCGCCTGGTCAAGGAAAACACGATGGCAGCTTTTGCACGAGTCGCCGACGCGGACGGCTGGGGGATTGAGTTCGACGTACGCTGGACCCGCGATTTAGAGCCTGTGGTGATTCATGATGTCAATACCAGCCGTGTGTTTAATATTGAGCTGGACGTGGCAAAAGTTAGTTTCTCCGAGCTGCGAGAGCAGGTACCTGAAGTTCCTGCGCTGGCAGAAGTCGTCGATCGTTTCGGTGGCAGCCATCATTTAATGGTAGAACTCAAGCAGGATGAACTGGGTTTGACGGAGGCCAGGGCAGAGCGGCTGCAGGAAATCTTTACGGGCCTTACCCCGGGTGTCGACTATCATTTCCTTGGGATGCATTTCGACCTCTTCGAGCTGGCAGGATTTGCCGGTAACAAGGCCTTCTTGCCGGTAGCCGAGCTGAATACCGGCGCGTTCAGCCGTGATGCCCTGGCGCGAGATTTTTCCGGCGTCTGCGGACATTACCTGTTGTTAAATCGTGACATGATCCGGCGCCATCATGCGCAAGGGCAGAAAGTGGGAGTCGGTTTCGTAGCTTCCCGGTTTTGTTTTTATCGCGAACTAAATCGCGACGTGGACTGGATTTTCACCAACCATGCAGTCCAACTGATCGGGATTCGGCAACGGTTATTGCGCCAGATGTGA
- a CDS encoding M23 family metallopeptidase: MRIAITVLLIMLVATGCSIYEKYGHGRVAPSRLEKASVTPVELPANAPSISQRYFPQFASSQIEHRGFDILVPKRTPVLAAADGDVGRVSSSILYGNQLFLNHGRTSAGYRIQTRYFHLDELLVSANDKVQQGQLVGYSGVTGLAAGFPHLHFEVHQLDENDVPIAIGDLDPQVYWVKGPGKVTCYDKARDFKSTAASLTYPVPCRGTDWQ, translated from the coding sequence ATGCGTATAGCGATTACAGTCCTGTTGATAATGCTTGTGGCAACTGGTTGCAGCATCTACGAAAAGTATGGTCATGGAAGGGTTGCCCCGTCCAGGCTCGAAAAAGCCTCGGTTACGCCGGTTGAATTACCGGCCAACGCCCCCTCTATCAGCCAGCGATATTTTCCGCAGTTCGCATCATCTCAAATCGAGCACAGGGGTTTCGACATACTGGTCCCGAAGAGAACACCGGTACTCGCCGCCGCCGATGGCGATGTGGGCCGCGTGTCGTCATCGATACTTTACGGTAATCAGTTGTTTTTAAATCATGGTCGCACGTCAGCCGGTTATCGAATTCAGACACGTTATTTTCACCTGGACGAACTGTTGGTCAGCGCGAATGATAAAGTGCAGCAAGGACAGTTGGTGGGATATTCTGGAGTTACCGGTCTGGCAGCGGGATTTCCACACCTGCATTTCGAAGTGCATCAACTTGATGAGAACGATGTGCCGATCGCGATCGGGGATCTCGATCCCCAGGTCTACTGGGTCAAGGGACCGGGGAAGGTCACCTGCTATGACAAAGCACGTGACTTTAAGTCCACAGCTGCGAGCCTGACTTACCCGGTACCCTGTCGCGGTACGGACTGGCAATAG
- a CDS encoding NAD-dependent protein deacetylase codes for MLMPSLLADFITQHERIFVLTGAGVSTASGIPDYRDDSGNWKHQKPTEYRDFVEQYEARQRYWTRSFIGWQRFSHAAPNPAHRALARLERMGRLARTVTQNVDGLHQRAGSREVTELHGSLATVVCLGCGVAIERTLMQQLLLERNPSLADLSAEIAPDGDALLDHIDLGGIDIPDCDSCGGVLKPRVVFFGETVPRAWVEECFDALALADAMLVMGSSLMLYSGFRFVREAQRAGIPIAAINRGKTRADELLKLKIEQDCGTALSLALDQVEPDSRHDAQTQL; via the coding sequence ATGCTTATGCCGTCATTGCTTGCCGATTTTATCACTCAACACGAACGTATCTTCGTACTGACCGGTGCCGGGGTCAGTACCGCCTCCGGCATCCCCGACTATCGGGATGACAGCGGTAACTGGAAGCACCAGAAACCGACTGAATATCGTGATTTCGTTGAACAGTACGAGGCCAGGCAGCGATACTGGACACGTTCGTTCATCGGCTGGCAACGCTTCAGCCATGCGGCACCGAACCCGGCCCACAGGGCGCTGGCTCGCCTCGAACGGATGGGTCGACTCGCGAGAACCGTCACGCAAAATGTCGATGGACTGCATCAACGCGCCGGTAGCCGCGAGGTTACCGAGCTGCACGGGTCGCTGGCCACGGTGGTCTGCCTCGGCTGTGGCGTTGCCATCGAGCGCACGCTGATGCAGCAACTGCTACTCGAGCGAAATCCGTCGCTGGCAGATTTATCGGCTGAAATCGCTCCGGATGGTGATGCTCTACTTGACCATATCGACCTGGGCGGAATCGATATCCCTGACTGTGATTCCTGTGGCGGGGTATTGAAACCACGGGTCGTGTTTTTCGGTGAAACCGTGCCCCGCGCGTGGGTCGAGGAATGCTTCGACGCGCTGGCGCTGGCCGATGCCATGCTGGTTATGGGTTCCTCGCTAATGCTGTACTCGGGTTTTCGCTTCGTGCGCGAGGCGCAGCGCGCGGGTATTCCAATCGCGGCGATAAACCGTGGTAAAACCCGTGCCGATGAATTGTTGAAGCTGAAGATTGAACAGGACTGCGGTACGGCATTGAGCCTCGCGCTGGACCAGGTTGAGCCTGATTCGCGGCACGACGCTCAAACGCAACTGTGA
- a CDS encoding cobalamin-independent methionine synthase II family protein, protein MAISTTCIGAYPKPDYIDIGNFAETGQQDNSVTRAFTYTQDSAAEVPEEMLVRATGDAIRDQLDCGIDIPTDGEQRRENYIHYHCRHLDGFDFKNLTNKVHRNGAAVADLPTINARVEPHGDHFLDRDFRIAQEFSDRPIKITVPGPLSIIDTTANVYYRTERELAFDLATALNFEIRALAAAGCRYIQIDEPLFVRKVDDALAFGIECLDRCFDGVPDHVTRVMHMCCGYPGHVDDEDYLKADPGCYFQLAGAIDGTGIHQVSIEDAHCLNDLQLLENFVDTAVILGVVTIANSRIESSEYIQQRLESALQHIDAGRLLAAPDCGLMMLGRDRAMAKLKNMCSAAQAI, encoded by the coding sequence ATGGCCATCAGCACAACCTGCATCGGTGCTTACCCGAAACCCGACTATATCGATATCGGCAACTTCGCGGAAACCGGGCAGCAGGATAACAGCGTTACCCGCGCCTTTACCTATACCCAGGACAGCGCAGCCGAAGTACCCGAAGAAATGCTGGTCAGGGCAACGGGGGATGCCATCCGGGACCAGCTCGATTGTGGTATCGATATTCCGACGGACGGGGAGCAACGCCGTGAAAACTATATTCACTATCATTGCCGTCACCTCGACGGCTTCGATTTTAAAAACCTGACCAACAAGGTACATCGCAACGGTGCCGCGGTGGCCGATCTACCCACGATTAATGCCAGGGTCGAGCCCCATGGTGATCATTTTCTCGATCGGGATTTCCGGATCGCACAGGAGTTTAGCGACCGTCCGATCAAGATTACGGTGCCGGGGCCCCTGTCAATCATCGATACAACCGCAAACGTATATTACCGAACCGAGCGCGAACTCGCTTTTGATCTGGCAACTGCACTCAACTTTGAAATTCGTGCACTTGCGGCAGCGGGCTGCCGGTATATCCAGATCGACGAACCCCTGTTTGTGCGCAAGGTGGACGATGCGCTCGCCTTCGGAATCGAGTGTCTCGACCGCTGTTTTGACGGCGTACCCGACCATGTCACGCGCGTCATGCACATGTGCTGCGGCTACCCGGGTCACGTCGACGACGAGGATTATTTAAAAGCAGACCCCGGTTGTTATTTTCAACTTGCAGGGGCAATTGACGGCACTGGAATCCACCAGGTTTCGATCGAGGACGCGCATTGTCTTAACGATTTGCAGCTACTCGAAAACTTTGTCGACACTGCAGTCATTCTCGGCGTCGTCACGATTGCAAATAGCAGGATCGAATCGAGTGAATATATTCAGCAACGTCTCGAGTCCGCGCTGCAACATATCGATGCGGGCCGTCTACTGGCGGCCCCCGATTGTGGTTTAATGATGCTCGGACGTGACCGGGCCATGGCGAAACTGAAAAATATGTGCTCTGCCGCGCAGGCTATCTGA
- a CDS encoding diguanylate cyclase produces the protein MATASQTGEQPGEPGAGHLTVYADFNCPFCYALNERLHAMDLQDRVEFRSIQHAPSVSSKKAGFKVLSELTMEVAEVRRRAPSIRINVPMFKPNTAAASMLVNAINKSQPDKTSHLRRRLFHALWVDGKDISDPDVLDALLSELDIEPPADTAPDKELAEWQALWDGNREYDHNIPIVISDRGEAVIGFPLESELDAFLTTGSMISEGTMQGVSEQQTMQRILVLDDDVESLRMIVEQMRDVQVEVVSDFTSLVALALDHGMPDLVLANTALIDRIEGTDWWRNSTDSDLDTVVPVIFISDEKTTGAEVSAFEAGAADFIARPFHPKVLRARLNMHLQARRSQQELNNIARVDALTSICNRREFDVRLMAEWSRSARAGQSLALLMIDVDKFKEYNDHHGHLSGDDCLVAVAKILSGCMQRSVDLIARYGGEEFIALLPTSELEGAIKVAEDCLTAVENARLPHVTSSVSPYVTVSIGVAAMVPIYDKSSTLLIEQADIALYQAKQSGRNRICSFDNISGNVVAGVKPPAT, from the coding sequence ATGGCAACTGCATCACAAACAGGGGAGCAGCCAGGCGAACCGGGAGCGGGTCATCTCACCGTTTACGCCGATTTTAACTGTCCTTTCTGTTACGCGTTAAATGAACGCTTGCACGCGATGGACCTGCAAGACCGGGTCGAATTTCGCAGCATTCAGCATGCTCCATCCGTTTCCAGTAAAAAGGCGGGTTTCAAAGTACTCAGCGAGCTCACCATGGAAGTGGCTGAGGTGCGCAGAAGAGCCCCGTCAATTCGTATAAACGTCCCCATGTTTAAACCCAATACGGCCGCGGCGTCGATGCTGGTCAACGCGATTAATAAAAGCCAACCTGACAAGACGAGCCATCTGAGAAGACGCCTGTTTCATGCATTGTGGGTAGACGGCAAGGATATTTCTGATCCGGACGTGCTCGATGCGTTACTGAGTGAGCTCGATATCGAGCCACCTGCAGATACGGCTCCGGATAAGGAATTGGCCGAATGGCAAGCCCTGTGGGATGGCAACCGGGAATATGACCACAACATACCGATTGTGATCAGCGATCGCGGTGAAGCCGTAATAGGTTTTCCGCTCGAGTCCGAGCTGGACGCATTTTTGACGACTGGCTCGATGATTTCGGAAGGCACGATGCAGGGTGTTAGTGAGCAGCAAACGATGCAACGGATATTGGTACTGGATGACGATGTTGAAAGCCTGCGGATGATCGTCGAGCAAATGCGTGACGTCCAGGTTGAAGTCGTATCCGATTTTACGAGTCTGGTTGCGTTGGCGCTGGATCACGGGATGCCGGATCTGGTATTGGCGAATACGGCATTGATTGACCGTATCGAGGGCACCGACTGGTGGCGTAATTCGACTGATTCCGATCTGGATACGGTGGTTCCGGTAATTTTCATCTCCGACGAAAAAACCACCGGGGCCGAGGTCAGTGCTTTCGAGGCAGGCGCTGCCGACTTTATTGCCCGTCCGTTTCATCCGAAGGTGCTGCGGGCCCGACTGAATATGCATCTTCAGGCCCGGAGATCACAACAGGAACTGAACAATATCGCCCGGGTTGATGCCCTGACATCGATTTGTAACCGCCGTGAATTCGATGTGCGCCTGATGGCAGAGTGGAGCCGTAGCGCCCGCGCCGGACAATCACTGGCCCTGCTGATGATCGATGTCGATAAGTTCAAGGAATATAACGACCACCACGGTCACTTGAGCGGTGACGACTGCCTGGTTGCGGTGGCGAAAATTCTGAGCGGTTGCATGCAACGTTCGGTTGACCTGATTGCACGCTACGGCGGTGAGGAGTTTATCGCCTTGTTGCCCACGTCGGAGTTAGAGGGTGCAATAAAGGTTGCCGAAGACTGCCTGACCGCGGTTGAAAATGCCAGGTTGCCCCACGTCACTTCGAGCGTCTCGCCTTACGTAACCGTCAGTATCGGCGTGGCGGCCATGGTGCCGATTTACGATAAAAGCAGCACGCTATTGATCGAACAGGCGGATATTGCACTTTACCAGGCAAAGCAGAGCGGTCGTAATCGAATCTGTAGCTTCGATAATATTTCCGGAAATGTAGTAGCCGGGGTAAAACCGCCCGCAACCTGA
- a CDS encoding carboxypeptidase-like regulatory domain-containing protein: MFRQLILPFATIVLLTLALYWLIASRLLLDPPPADSSIASAERLTETLQPGPAPVARDEQDPAAHPNQIDSDDIHRSSTRTIEIFGRVMDANSQPIDDVFVTEERYFFNTRSNVQGNYKLLMDLPTHRYPTLNFLRRGFRSKRISLTRAVLQQNSSYELDLELEENPLSVRLSGWVGNEIGVALEGARVELTALQPPGGEIFTLTVFTDPRGNFFLEGVRADEPYSLSINLAPEYSIYRDPDFSVGLNPEQVNIVLESLRFVDIDGMILNRDSSPVADFEIYVSNVTTGVHSRKIVSDSSGFFSLRHFPLGEVSLATRGSDIYEINGLVLTDSEYRNLELIIDKGERFLTGWIKDENGLVPQRALVTLDQTFFEGPVRYHQYRSRATGTGGKFSFRNLGKGEYRITVYAPGYQKREVMHRLVNQSDEVEVTLQQLEN; encoded by the coding sequence ATGTTCAGGCAGCTCATCTTACCGTTCGCAACCATTGTCCTGTTGACGCTTGCACTGTACTGGTTGATCGCGTCAAGGCTTTTGCTTGATCCGCCACCTGCTGATTCATCGATAGCTTCCGCTGAACGATTGACGGAAACTTTACAACCCGGGCCGGCACCCGTTGCAAGGGACGAACAAGATCCCGCTGCACACCCGAACCAGATCGACAGCGACGATATTCACCGGAGCAGCACACGAACCATCGAAATTTTCGGGCGCGTGATGGACGCTAACAGTCAGCCGATCGATGATGTTTTCGTTACCGAGGAACGTTATTTTTTCAACACGCGCAGCAACGTCCAGGGCAACTACAAACTGCTCATGGACCTGCCCACGCATCGCTATCCAACACTCAATTTTCTGCGTCGAGGATTCAGGAGCAAACGAATCAGCCTGACCAGGGCGGTACTGCAACAGAATTCCTCGTATGAACTTGACCTCGAGCTGGAAGAAAATCCGCTGTCAGTCAGACTGTCAGGCTGGGTTGGCAACGAGATCGGCGTTGCGCTGGAGGGTGCACGTGTCGAACTCACGGCGCTGCAGCCGCCAGGCGGGGAGATTTTCACCCTGACCGTGTTTACCGATCCCCGGGGTAATTTTTTCCTTGAAGGCGTGCGCGCAGACGAACCCTACAGCCTGTCGATCAACCTGGCGCCGGAGTATTCCATCTACCGGGACCCCGACTTCAGCGTCGGCCTCAACCCTGAGCAAGTCAACATCGTGCTGGAATCGCTCAGGTTCGTCGATATTGATGGCATGATACTGAACCGGGATTCGTCACCGGTAGCTGATTTCGAAATATATGTCAGCAATGTCACCACCGGGGTTCATTCACGTAAAATAGTTAGTGACTCTTCGGGATTTTTTTCGCTAAGGCACTTCCCACTGGGAGAAGTCAGTCTTGCAACCCGCGGTTCAGACATTTATGAAATTAACGGCCTGGTTCTGACCGACAGCGAGTATCGCAATCTGGAATTGATTATCGACAAGGGCGAGCGCTTCCTTACGGGCTGGATCAAGGATGAAAATGGCCTGGTCCCCCAGCGCGCGCTGGTCACACTGGATCAAACCTTTTTTGAGGGGCCCGTCAGGTATCATCAATACCGATCCCGGGCTACCGGTACCGGTGGTAAATTTTCATTCCGCAACCTGGGTAAGGGCGAATATCGTATAACGGTTTATGCACCGGGTTACCAGAAGAGGGAAGTAATGCACCGCCTCGTTAATCAGTCGGATGAAGTCGAGGTGACACTACAACAACTCGAAAACTGA